The nucleotide sequence CGGACGCGGGATGCGAGTGGTCATGCACCCTGAGGATCTTCCCGGCCTGTTCGATCAGGCGCAGCGAGAATCGATGTCAGCGTTCGGTTCGCCTGACATTTTTGTCGAGAAGTACATTCAGCAGCCGCGACACATCGAAGTGCAGTTACTCGGTGACCGGCACGGGAATCTGGTTCACCTCTTTGAACGCGACTGTTCGGTTCAGCGGCGACATCAGAAGGTCGTTGAGATCGCGCCGGCACCGTTCCTGGATGAAGGGATCCGTAACCGGATCTGTGAAGCGGCGATCAAAATTGGTAAGGCCGTCGGCTACGAAAATGCGGGGACGGTTGAGTTCCTTTACGACACGGCCAAGAACGACTTCTACTTCATCGAGGTCAATCCCCGGATTCAGGTCGAGCACACCGTTACGGAAGAAGTAACCGGAATCGACATTGTGAAGTCCCAGATCCTGATCGCCCAGGGAACGCCCCTTTCCGATCCGGAAATCAACCTGGGGGCGCAGAGCGAAATCAAGACGAACGGTTACGCCATTCAATGTCGAGTGACAACGGAAGATCCCGGCAACAACTTCATGCCTGACTATGGTCGGGTTTCTCACTACCGCGCCGCAGGGGGAGCAGGCGTTCGGCTGGATGGAGGAAACGCGTTCTCCGGAGCAATCATCAACCCGTTCTATGACTCGTTGCTGGTGAAAGTTTCGGTGCGGGGCCGCCGGTTCGGCGATGCGGCAGCACGGATGGAGCGAGTGCTGCAAGAGTTCCGTATCCGGGGCGTGAAGACCAATATCCCGTTCCTGATCAAAGTGATGACTCACCCCAAATTCATCAATGGGGCCTTCACCACTCGATTCATTGACGAAACGCCAGAACTGTTTCAGTTCGCGCCGCGAAAAGACCGCGCGACGAAACTGCTCACCTTCCTCGCCGATACCATTCTGAATACGGGTAAGGTCCACGCAGTGGCGGCGACCAAGGTCGACCGCTCCCCTGCCCCATTGCCCGTGATTGATCGCAATACGCCCATCCCGAAAGGGACTCGCGACAAGTTTCTTGAACTGGGGCCGAAGAAGTTTTCGGAATGGATCCTGGCTCAGAAGCCGTTGCTGATCACCGATACGACGATGCGCGATGCCCACCAGTCACTGCTGGCAACACGGTTCCGGACTGTGGATCTGCTGAATATCGCCGACGCCTATGCACGTCTTTGTCCGCAATTCTTCTCACTCGAGATGTGGGGTGGTGCGACCTTCGATACGGCGATGCGTTTCAATAAAGAATGCCCGTGGGACCGGCTGACTCAACTGCGTGAGCGAATCCCGAACATTCTGTTCCAGATGCTGCTGCGGGCATCGAATGCGGTCGGCTACACGAATTATCCCGACAACATCGTGGTCGAGTTCGTGAAAGAAGCCGCCGCGGCGGGGATGGATATCTTCCGCGTATTCGACTCGCTGAACTGGGCACCGAACATGCGTGTCGCCATGGATGCGGTCTGCGAATCAGGGAAACTCTGTGAGGCGGCCATCTGCTACACCGGTGATATCCTCAATCCATCCCGGCCCAAGTATGACCTCAAGTATTACGTCAATCTGGCCAAAGAACTGGAAAAAGGGGGGGCTCATATTCTTGCCATCAAGGATATGGCGGGCTTGTGTAAGCCGGCCGCCGCAGCCTTGCTGGTCAAGACGTTAAAGCAGGAAGTCGGTATACCGATTCACTTCCATACGCATGACACCGCAGGGATTCAGGCGGCGTCGATCCTGATGGGAAGCGATGCGGGACTGGATATCGCGGATGCAGCACTGGCTCCGATGTCCGGTGGAACGTCTCAACCGAACCTCAACGCGCTTGTCGAGGCGGTCCGATTCTCTGACCGAAATCCAGGTCTGAAGACCGAGTACCTCGATGCACTCGCCCGGTACTGGGAAGTCGTGCGGCAGTACTATCAGCCGTTCGAGACGGTCATGCTGCCTGCGACCGCGGATCTCTATCAGCACGAGATGCCCGGGGGACAGTACACAAACCTGTATCAGCAGGCCAAAGCCCTGGGTCTTGCCGACCGCTGGCCCGAGGTTTGCCAGGTCTACGCCGAGGTCAACCAGCTCTTCGGTGACATCGTCAAGGTGACACCCAGTTCCAAGAGTGTTGGGGATATGGCCTTGTTTATGGTCGCGAATAACCTGAGTTCGGAAGATATTCTGAACGAGTCCAAAGACCTGTCGTTCCCGGAAAGTGTGATCGACCTGATCAGTGGAAAAATGGGCCAGCCACCCGGTGGCTTCCCGCTGGCCGTACGCCGTCGAATTCTGCGTGACAGGCCGCTGGTGACGGGACGACCCGGTGAAAGCCTGCTGCCGGCGGATTTCGCGGCCGCGGGTGAAAAGGTCCGGCAGGTGATCAAACGGGAACCGACCAACCGCGAGATCGTGACGTGGCTGCTCTATCCGAAAGTGTATGAGGAATTTGTTGCTCATCAGCAGTTGAACTCCGATACGAGCTGTCTGCCGACACCGGTCTTCTTCTATGGTCAGACACCGAGCGAAGAGATTGCATTCGACATTGAACCGGGTAAGCGACTGATCGTTAAGTTCCTGTCGATCAGTGATCCACATCCCGACGGTAAACGCACCGTCTTCTTCGAACTGAACGGCCAGCCGCGTGACGTGACCGTGGTCGATAAGTCGCTGGAACCGAAGGGCTCATCGAATCTCAAGGCAGATTCGTCGAACCCCTGCCACATCGGAGCCAGCATGCCAGGGATGATTTCCACAATCGCTGTCCAGCCGGGTGACAACGTCACCAAGGGCCAGAAGCTGTTGAGTCTGGAAGCGATGAAGATGGAAACGAATCTCACCGCGGATCGGGATGGAAAGATTGGTCAGGTGCTGGTCAAACGAGGGATGCAAGTGGCGGCCGGTGATCTGCTGCTGACACTGGAGTGAACCTCGTTTCATCGAGTCAGCGCGCCGAACGAGTCCTTCGGCGCGCTGAATGACTGCGGCAGATTGGCCGCGAAACCTGAGACTGTGGAGAAGCCATGAAGCGAGCATTGCTGGTAATCGATGTGCAGAATGAGTACTTCACAGGAGCCTTGCCGATCACCCATCCAGCGGGACACCTTGAACAGATCCTGAAAGTGATGGATGAAGCGGCCAGAAAGAGTATTCCCACAGTCGTTGTTCGACATCACCAGACCGAGCCTGACTCGCCCTTCTTCCGGAAGGGATCGGCGGAATGGGAACTGCATCCGGAGGTGGCTCGTCGCCCTTCCAGTCTGCTGATCGACAAGACCTTGCCTGGTAGCTTTACCGGGACCGGTCTCGGGGACTGGTTGAAGCAGTCGGGAATCGACACGATTTCGATTTGTGGCTACATGACCCATATGTGCTGCGACACGACGGCCCGACAGGCGATGCACAATGGGTACAAAGTCGAGTTCCTCTCGGATGCGACGGGAACACTGGCCGTTCAAAACGCTGCGGGATCCGTGACCGCAGAGGAACTGCACCGAGCCACGTTGTGCGCTCAGCAGATGTTTATCAGTGAAGTGATCAACACGCCTGCCTGGCTGGAGCGGCTCACGTAGCAGGCTCGACAGACGCAGCAGGATGCGTTGGGGAACGGCGGGCGAATTGTGCGAGCTCTTCGCGGGTTGGTCGGGCGACTGGCGGTTGCGGTGTGATGCATTGCGGAACACCCGGTCCTGTCCTGCGTCTGCGGTGTGGAATGGAAGAGCTGCCTTGATGTGGATCGGGTGGCGGCGTGGTTCGAAGTTCATCCTTATCGGGATTTGTTATGCCCCTTTGTGCCGTCACTGTGAGTCTGGTTGCTGAAGCCAAAGGGGGCCCCTTTGTTTTTTGGGACGACCTTCCGGCAGCTTGTGCTCAGGCCAAACGACTGGGGTTTGATGCGATCGAACTTTTCGCGCCGGGACCAGATGCGGTCTCTCGGGAAACACTCGGGAAGCTGCTGTCGACACATCAGCTTCGTCTGGCTGCAGTGGGGACCGGAGCCGGGTGGGTCAAACACAAACTCAGCCTGACCAGTCCCGATGCGGATGTCCGTAAGCGGGCCATCGACTTCATCCGTTCGATGGTCGACTTTGGCGGAGTTCACCAGGCGCCGGCCATCATTGGTTCCATGCAGGGGCGATGGGGAGAGGGCGTCTCGAAAGAACAGGCGATTGACTGGCTTCGTGAAGGGCTCAATGTATTGGGGGAACACGCGAGGGGATACGGTGTGCCACTGATCTATGAACCACTGAACCGGTACGAAACCAATCTGTTGAATACGGTCGATGCGGGCGTGGAATTGATGGAATCGCTTGCCACTAACAATGTCCGCCTGTTGGCTGATCTGTTCCATATGAACATCGAGGAGCGTGACTTAGCTGCGGCACTCACGCGTGGAGGTCGGTGGATCGGGCATATCCATTTTGTGGATTCCAATCGACGACCAGCCGGATGCGGTCACATTGACTATGCACCGATTGCGAAATCGCTGAAAGACATTCATTACGCCGGATATCTCTCGGCCGAGGCGCTCCCCTGGCCGGATTCATCCGCGGCCGCCGAGCAGACGATTTCCGCGTATCGACGTGTTGTTGATATGGTCGAATCGAGCTGATGTCATAGAATTCCAAGGCGACTGTCGCAGCAGGAGCTTCGTTCCGGGCGAAAGTGCCGTGAAGTCAGGCGGGGAACGAGTGGTGCAGAATTCCGCCTGCTGTGCGGCGGACGTTACGGGCTTTTGAATCCGACCCTCGCCTGTTGTTGATGAGTTCAGAGAATTTTATTTCGCGTGATTGCATGTTGTCTCAAATTCGCCATCTGCTGGAACTGATCCGGTTCAGTCACACCGTGTTCGCTTTGCCCTTTGCCCTGCTCTCAGCAGCTCTGGCCTGGCGGATGCCGGACAGTCCGTTCTCGTGGGTGCACCTCTTGGGGATTGTGCTTTGCATGATCTTTGCCCGTTCGGCAGCGATGGCGTTCAATCGGATCGTTGATCGCAAATTCGACGCCGAGAATCCCCGCACACAAAAACGGCATCTCCCTGCGGGACTGCTGAAGCTGTCGACCGTTGTCCTTTTTACGCTGGTCAGCTCGGCCGGGTTTGTAGCCTCGACACTGCTGTTCCTGCCCAACCCCTGGCCACTGCGTCTATCCGTTCCCGTGTTATTGTTTCTGATGGGCTACTCGTACGCGAAGCGATTTACGGTGCTGTGCCATTACTGGCTCTCGGCGGCGCTCATGCTTTCACCCCTGGCGGCCTGGATTGCGATCCGAGGGGAAGTGGCCGTCATTCCCGCACTGTTGTCTGCGGTAATCTTCTTCTGGGTTGGTGGCTTCGACATTCTGTACGCGTGCCAGGATGCCGATTACGACCGCGAACGGAACCTGTTCAGCATTCCGTCCCGCTGGGGAATCAGGACGGCGCTGCGAATTGCGTTAATCAGCCACCTTTTGACCATTGCCAGCTTGTTTGCCGTCTGGCACTTCGGCGGGCTGGGAATGCCGTTCCTCGTCGGTATCATTGCAGTATCGGGCTTGTTGCTCTACGAACATTCGCTCGTAACGCCTGCGGACCTCACGAGAGTGAACGTCGCCTTTTTCAACGTGAATGCCGTTGTGAGTCTTGGGCTACTGGCAATTGGACTGGCCGATATCTGGTACAACCGGCTTTCAGCCCCCTGACCGTCGAGCTGCGGCCGTGATGACCATTTCGACTCGATACCCAGGAGACAAAGCTGCCTGGACACACGCCCGCGCGGGAGCATGGCCTTCCGGAACCCAATTGTCCCAAAGTTCGTTCAGTGCTGGTCCGTCCGTCAGGTCAGCCAGATAGATGAGGACCTGGAGAAGATCCTTTCGGTCACTTCCAAACAGAGCCAGACGAGCGTCAATTTGCGCGAGTATTTGGGCGACCTGACCTGCGACGTCCTGCTGCGGATCATCCGCAACTTCGACGAAATAGGCGGTGCCACCATGGATTACCACATCTGACCAGCGGCGAGTGACGCCGATTCGTTCAATTTCTGACATTTTGTTCCTATTGCGAAGCAGCTCGACCACAAACGTCGGGATTTCCCGCTTATATGGCACTCCGTTGGCAGTGACTCTTCAGTCAGGAATCCCAAATGGCGAATAAAAACCTCAGACCCATTGGGTTGCCTTGAGCCTTCGATTCTAATCGTTCCGACAGAGAAGTCGCTGCAGTCCAGTTTGAAATCAGGACGACTTTGAGATCGAACTCCTGATGAAATAAACCTCTGGGACAAATTCTGGACAAATTTCCACAATCAAGAATTGCTGAGACTGATACGAGTCACAACATCTAAAATATTGTTCGGTCTTTAAGAATTGGACGATGTATAATCGTGCGGGTTTCGCCGCCGATGCCGTCTGGATTAATCGAAATCGTTTTCATCCCCCAGTACTTTCCCTCAAGGCAATGATCCATGGCCGGAGAGACCATTCAATCGAGTGATGGGCCTCAACGGCCAGAAAAGGGAACTCCGTCACTGGCTGATCCCCCGGAGAATGTCCCCGCGTGGTTCTCGACTCGCCGTGACCAGAAGATGCGGGAGGATAAGGGCAAACAGGTTCCCTCGCATGATTCTGGTTCGATTCCGCCGCTGGGTGCAACAGTTCTGAAGCCGGTTATTCCCCCGTTACCGGGGCAGCGAGTGAATCCGAAGACAGCAATCGTGAAGGTGGATAAGCCATCGAAGGATCAGGAGGAAACGCACTGGATCTCGAAACAAGGCTTGATCGGGATTGTAACATCGCTTGGGATCCATGCGGTCATCCTGGTGATTCTGGCCTGCATTCTGGTTTCGCAGGTCACGACACAAGAGGTTTCGAGCATTTTTGGGACGAATGGAACAGGGGACGAATTCGCCGCTGATGTCATCCTCGAGACCGAGGTGGCAGGTGAAGGAGCGGAAGCCGGTGAGGCGGCTCCGCTCCAGACGTCCGACTTGTCCAAGGTCCTCGACTCTATAGGAAAACAAGGCGATATCGCGGAATCAATGCGAGTGGGACTGGGGGGCCAGGGCGAAGGGGGAGAAGGAGAGGGGGACGGAAACTCTGTAGGAGTTCCCAACGTCCGTGTACCGGGGTATGCCCAGACGAAAGGGAGTTTCAGTGCCTGGGCGGATCCAAAAGATCCGAAACCGGGCGAGGACTACTTCGTCGTCATTCAAGTTCGCCTTCCCAGTAACGTCACCAAGTACCGAGGTTCCGATGTCTCTGGGAACGTCATTGGGACCGATGGTTACAAGCAGCCAATTCGGCTGAAATCGAATGTGATGTTGCCCGTCGAAGATGGTGCTGTGCAGATCAGGATTCCCGTTCCTGGGGCTCGGCAACTGGTCCGGGACACAATTCGGGTTGAATCGAAGCTGTTGAAAGAAAAACAGACATTCGAGATTGAGTTCTGAGCTGCAATCTCGAATGTCTGGGATTTCTTATCCAGTCGGGTGATCGACTTTTAGCGGCTCTTGGACTTCGCGCCGCGGCCGCCGGGCTGTTGCTGCATCGGCATCCCGGGCATTCCTGGCATCATACCTCCCGGCATCCCACTGGCACCGCCGGGCATCATCATCATCATTCCCATACCACCCCGTTGCCCTGCCTTTCGGGGATTCTTTCGCTTGGCGCCCCCGCCCTCACCATCTTCTCCATTGCCAGCCATCCCCATCATACCCATGGGGCCCATACCACCAGGGCCCATCATTCCGGCAGGACCCATGTTGTTTTGAGGCGACAGGCTTTCACGTGACTTGATCACCGCACGTTCTTCGCTTTCGCGTTTCTTCCAGAAATTGAGGCTCTCGCGATCAATTTCATTCATGGGGCTTCCCAGCGATCTCAGTTCACCAAACGATGTTGCGACCAGCGCCTCTTCGAGCAAACCCAGACGGATCGTGGGACGTTTTTTATCCGGGGTCAACTTCAGGTCGGGGTGTTGATCAGGAGCAATCTCGATGTCGCTTTCAACGTCAACGAGCATGTCCTGGGTCGAGAAAGCATGCTCGCCCTTTTCCAGCGTTCCGGCAATCAGGTCAGGGATTGGGGTCGCTTTCTTGGTTTCCCCAATATAGGAACCGATGGCAGGTAGGTTCAGCACGTCGCTAAGAACTGCACCCTTCTTGGTGTCCCAGTCATACATGGAAATGAGTGCGACAGGTCGGGTGCTGGATCGGACTTTTTCGTCGGCATACGGATCGCGTTCGATGTCCTGCAGGTAGTAAGCCGCCGTGGGGCGAACATAATCCGGGTTCGAGATGTTGCTCCAGGGAGTTTCACGTTCTTCACCTTTCGCAATTTCCATATCGGCACCAGCCAGTTCTTCGGCAGTCAGTTCGAAGTTCGGGTTTCGAAGCTTCAATTGAACTCGGTAGCGATAGGCTTTGCCCGATTCGACATCGAAGTCAAAGTAACGGAACAGCAGGTATTTGCGTCGTGCGGTCAGGAAGTCGAGCGGATTATTACTGCTTCCTCGCATGCCGCCGCCCATGCCCGGCATTCCCATAGGACCTCGCATCCCGGGCATCCCCATCGATGAACCACCCATGGGCATTCCCTGCATTCCGCGGCCGCCAGCAGCACCCATGGCTGCTCCAGCAGGCATCCCTCGCGTGGCTGCTCCCATGCCTGCACCTCCCGGCATCGCTGGCATTCCGGGCATGCCTCCGCCAGTGCTACGCATGGACTTCATCATTTCTTCCATCATGTTCCGACCGTTATTATCTGATGAGACACGGCTGGCGAGGTTTCTAAAGTCCCGTTGTGCCGGAGCCAAACCTCGTCGCCGGGGTTGAGCCTCGTCACCCAGGTTCGCTCCGACGGCCACCTCGTTGATCGTTTCAAGGAGCCTCATTTCTTCGGCGATGGCCTCAGGACTGAGTTCCTCATCCCTGATCCGCGGATGTGTGGCATACTCTCGCCAGACTCCCAACAGGTTGAGCGGCAAGTCCATCGTGATCACAGAATCTCGCAGCGCGGTTGGGACGGGATCCTCGGCATCGATGTCAGAGCTATCGGTTAAAACCTGAAGAGCATGCTGGATATCGACGGTTTCCCACTTTGCGTTCTCCCATGGATTGGGGCCGGCATGCGCCGTCTGTCGCTGGAGTTCGAAGTCCGTGATTTCGAGGAGATCTGCCGCCTCTGCTTCTGTAATGTGCAGTGCGTTCTTGTAGTTTTCAATCTGTTTACGGACAGGGAAGACACCTCGGACGGCCATCAGCCGGACACCGCGAACGTCGTTGTCCGAACCCATTCCCATCCCCATTCCGCTCATCATTCCCCCGGGACCCATCATTCCCGCGCTTCGCATGTCTTCATCATCCCCGCGGGCACCGGGGGGCATCATATTGAGACCGGTGCCGGGCCGACCCCTGCCACCGGGAGCAGCATGAGCACCGGGCATCGCTCCTCGGCCCATTCCCGCAGGTCCGGCCATGGGCCCACCGGGACCTGGGCGACCAAACGGTGACTGGCCAGTACCCCCGGAGGAACTCCGCCTGCCGAATTCCGAGTTTTCGTCGTCTTCGGTGGTCTCTTCCTCCGCTTGTTCCGACAGCGCCATTTCCGCCCGCTGCCGTGCTTCCTCGGAAAGAATGCTCAGAGGGACGAATGCCGATTTGACAATCAGGTTCTGTACCGCTTCGTAGATAGGTTCGCGCTTTGGTTCGTCCTTCCGATACAATGGATGGAATAACCATTGTGAGAAGTCATAGCGGGCGATCGAAGGACTGGTGAAAAGCATTCTTGCTTTCTCAGAGAAGTCGACGATCGCAAACGCGGCCTGTTTCTCTTGGGGCCAGACGTTGTTTGCAGCAATTTTGGCTCGCGCATTCTTGATGTTTTGCTGCATGGTGTCAGGCGTAATCTTCGAATAGCGAGCCCAACTGGTTCCGCCAGCGAGGACTCCGAGCACGATCAGGACAAACAGGCCGAAGACGATCTTCTCGGCATGATTGACGAGCAGTGCTTTCAGGTTCAACTTTTTCATTTTACATGTCCTCCGTCGATTCGACGGGCGAAGAAATCAGGACGGGAAAGGGACCCTGGTCGTTGGAACG is from Schlesneria sp. DSM 10557 and encodes:
- a CDS encoding cysteine hydrolase family protein; its protein translation is MKRALLVIDVQNEYFTGALPITHPAGHLEQILKVMDEAARKSIPTVVVRHHQTEPDSPFFRKGSAEWELHPEVARRPSSLLIDKTLPGSFTGTGLGDWLKQSGIDTISICGYMTHMCCDTTARQAMHNGYKVEFLSDATGTLAVQNAAGSVTAEELHRATLCAQQMFISEVINTPAWLERLT
- a CDS encoding TIM barrel protein — its product is MPLCAVTVSLVAEAKGGPFVFWDDLPAACAQAKRLGFDAIELFAPGPDAVSRETLGKLLSTHQLRLAAVGTGAGWVKHKLSLTSPDADVRKRAIDFIRSMVDFGGVHQAPAIIGSMQGRWGEGVSKEQAIDWLREGLNVLGEHARGYGVPLIYEPLNRYETNLLNTVDAGVELMESLATNNVRLLADLFHMNIEERDLAAALTRGGRWIGHIHFVDSNRRPAGCGHIDYAPIAKSLKDIHYAGYLSAEALPWPDSSAAAEQTISAYRRVVDMVESS
- a CDS encoding UbiA-like polyprenyltransferase, translating into MLSQIRHLLELIRFSHTVFALPFALLSAALAWRMPDSPFSWVHLLGIVLCMIFARSAAMAFNRIVDRKFDAENPRTQKRHLPAGLLKLSTVVLFTLVSSAGFVASTLLFLPNPWPLRLSVPVLLFLMGYSYAKRFTVLCHYWLSAALMLSPLAAWIAIRGEVAVIPALLSAVIFFWVGGFDILYACQDADYDRERNLFSIPSRWGIRTALRIALISHLLTIASLFAVWHFGGLGMPFLVGIIAVSGLLLYEHSLVTPADLTRVNVAFFNVNAVVSLGLLAIGLADIWYNRLSAP
- a CDS encoding RidA family protein, with amino-acid sequence MSEIERIGVTRRWSDVVIHGGTAYFVEVADDPQQDVAGQVAQILAQIDARLALFGSDRKDLLQVLIYLADLTDGPALNELWDNWVPEGHAPARACVQAALSPGYRVEMVITAAARRSGG
- a CDS encoding pyruvate carboxylase; translated protein: MKPIQKLLIANRSEIAIRVCRSAHELRIRTVAIYTYEDRYALHRFKADEAYQIGEPGEPIRAYLDIPAIIQIAKQANVDAIHPGYGFLSENPALATACEEAGIVFVGPSVKVLESLGNKITAREIARAAGVPVLGGSSTPIADVEDGRRLAEATGYPVILKAANGGGGRGMRVVMHPEDLPGLFDQAQRESMSAFGSPDIFVEKYIQQPRHIEVQLLGDRHGNLVHLFERDCSVQRRHQKVVEIAPAPFLDEGIRNRICEAAIKIGKAVGYENAGTVEFLYDTAKNDFYFIEVNPRIQVEHTVTEEVTGIDIVKSQILIAQGTPLSDPEINLGAQSEIKTNGYAIQCRVTTEDPGNNFMPDYGRVSHYRAAGGAGVRLDGGNAFSGAIINPFYDSLLVKVSVRGRRFGDAAARMERVLQEFRIRGVKTNIPFLIKVMTHPKFINGAFTTRFIDETPELFQFAPRKDRATKLLTFLADTILNTGKVHAVAATKVDRSPAPLPVIDRNTPIPKGTRDKFLELGPKKFSEWILAQKPLLITDTTMRDAHQSLLATRFRTVDLLNIADAYARLCPQFFSLEMWGGATFDTAMRFNKECPWDRLTQLRERIPNILFQMLLRASNAVGYTNYPDNIVVEFVKEAAAAGMDIFRVFDSLNWAPNMRVAMDAVCESGKLCEAAICYTGDILNPSRPKYDLKYYVNLAKELEKGGAHILAIKDMAGLCKPAAAALLVKTLKQEVGIPIHFHTHDTAGIQAASILMGSDAGLDIADAALAPMSGGTSQPNLNALVEAVRFSDRNPGLKTEYLDALARYWEVVRQYYQPFETVMLPATADLYQHEMPGGQYTNLYQQAKALGLADRWPEVCQVYAEVNQLFGDIVKVTPSSKSVGDMALFMVANNLSSEDILNESKDLSFPESVIDLISGKMGQPPGGFPLAVRRRILRDRPLVTGRPGESLLPADFAAAGEKVRQVIKREPTNREIVTWLLYPKVYEEFVAHQQLNSDTSCLPTPVFFYGQTPSEEIAFDIEPGKRLIVKFLSISDPHPDGKRTVFFELNGQPRDVTVVDKSLEPKGSSNLKADSSNPCHIGASMPGMISTIAVQPGDNVTKGQKLLSLEAMKMETNLTADRDGKIGQVLVKRGMQVAAGDLLLTLE